CACCAATGCCGAGACGCGCAGCTGCGGCTCCCGACAGCGCCGAGGCGGGAAATGGAAATAGCAGAAAAAGGAAAGACTTGGCATCGGTTGACATGTATCAAAGGGAAACAGACAACGAGGAAGACAAGCCAGAGAGCCGAACACCCGTGATATGTACTGACTGATGGGGTATGCATGAATTAAAACTATTAATCTCCCGGTGTCTGGAATAGGACACcgaaagggaaaaagaattatgtatgtatgtatgtataaaaaaaaaaagtaaaagtaaaaggTGGGAGGGAGCTAAAAGGGCCGTAAAATGAGTGGTGCGGAACGCGAGCATTCAGAACGCATCGAAACAACAGAAGCTCAATGGCTGAACAAGGATTTTAGAGGGTCAAGACCCTGACTCTCTCAACTCTTTGAATGCAATGATGcgagtttttttttttcagCAGAGATCGGCCTCGTAGGCTCGTTACCTGCCAACGGCGTCGGCCGAAACAAGTCAGGCGGGTCTCGTAGATGCCGTTTTATCCGGGTCCGCCAGTCTCTGCCTGTCTCTTACGCGCTTTTGCTCGCGTGCGTAGCTGCCCTCTCAAGATAATGAGCGAACCCCAGGTTTTTCCTTGTCCGAATTGGATCCTCCTCTTGCAACCGTCCAGCCTGTTACGCTTCGGTGTCGAAAACGtgcttctctccaagtctcccGTCGATTTGTGTGAGCCTCATCCGTCAAATTCAATCGGGTACGGCACATTAGTCTGTTACAAATCTGTAAATAACGACGTCATTGCTTCTGGTATCGTCATATACTATTCAACTTTGGAGTTGACCTTGACATTGCCCAATCCCCTGCCCTCGCACTGCATTGTGCACTCTCAGACGCCAATAACATTGCATATCCTTTATCCGCACATCTCCAAACTAGTACAACAATCGGCTGTCCGTGGCTCAGCATCTGGCCTGGATCTCTCGGCTTTGTGATGGATAAGGGCATGACCCAACCGGCGGCGGATCTCATCACGCATTGCCCACCCAATGCCATGTCACCCACCCTCCCACCCACTCACCCCTGGTGTTTCTTACATTAGTACATACCTACGGATAGTTCTAGAGCTAAACCTATAGCCCGCTTTTCCTCTCTGTTTCGACAGCTCCCACGCATATGTCGGTAACGGTACATTGCCGCAAAGCTCTGGCTCTGCCTCTGGTCCCTGAGGCGAGGACGAGGCGGCCACAGTTGCTTTCGGTCAAGGAACGGGACACGGGAGCTATCCTATCCTGCACACCCTCCCAATTTGACCCCAGAGATCGACTTTCGTCCACACGTTCTCCCACGAGGTTAATTTACGTCTTCTTActggctgctgcttcttcaagatgcccgTCACACTCGTCTTGAATATCCgagctcttgttgctgctatCTCGGTCGTGATGTAGTTCAAATACTGCCCTTCCTCGCGCCATGAAGAGCCGTCGGTTTCCCGTTTCTCTCCAGAGCCAAGACAAGGCAATCCCAAGTCTTGAATTCCTCAATTGTTCGTTATTCGTTCCCGACCCAATCTAAGGCGGGCCCTCGGCAattcttctttgcctccaGCATAAAACTTTTCTACCCCGTTGGTGGTTGGCATTTTCGCTTTGCGCATGGAATATACATCTTGTTCCACCTAGTCTGTCTACCCGCCTAGTTATTCCTGCCTCCTCATATCAACAAAACCCCCATACACAACTGCGGGATCACCTTGAATCAAGCACCTTCACCATCACCCGAGGCTCCAACCGCCTTCTCTCAAAATGGTTCATaggcaccatcatcatgagtcTACAATCCCAGGCGAGATCCCTGTCCCGCACGGTCCTCCAGACAGCGATTCTGAGCACATCTCAGATGAGCCTATCGCATATGCCACTGCTGATGAGCGTCGCATCTTCAGCCATGTAACCCGCCCAGACGACTCCTACACTGAGGACGGCGTCTACTGGGCTGATCTGCCACTGACTCAGCGTTATCGCTTCGTTTCAAAGGTCGACAAcgatgctgccaaggaggaggccaagactgcTTGGTCCATGTTCAAGGAGGACCCTCTTTCGCCTTTCTCGTGGTATTTCCGCCATGCTGTCATTCCTGGAGCCGGTCTTGGTCTGGAGGGTTATGtcctcttctccattggTAACCTCGAGCCTCTCTTCAAAGCTGTCTGGCCTGATTGCTGGGGCAAGGAACCCACTACCTGCTCTCACAACTGGATTGCCTCCGTGACATACCTCGAAATCATCGGTATCATGGTTGGCcaggctgttgttggtgtaaGTTCTCCCTCCCCCTTCTGTTATTACCGTATATATGGTAGTTTCCATTGTACTGACTGTTCGTAGGTTATGGGAGATTGGGTCGGTCGCCGATGGGGCCTCATCCAGGACGCTGCCATCATGTTTGTCGGCCTGCTCATGCTCACTGCCTCGTGGGGCCTTACCCTCCAAGGCTGGGTTATCTGCTATGCCTGGTCTCTCTTCTTTTACGGTTTCGGTGTTGGTGGCGAGTACCCCATTacagcaacttcttctcttgaagGTGTTTCTTCTGGTGGAATTATCTCGACTCGTGAAGATCGTCTGCACCGTGGCCGCCGTGTCACCACGGCTTTCCTCATGCAGGGCTGGGGCCAGTTCGTGAAccaagtcatcctcattGTTCtgctcgccatcttcaacaacggaAAGAGTTCGCCTCCCTACAGCAAGTCGGCTGCCCAGTATACTTTCCGACTGTCCTTTGCATTCCCTGCCATCGGTACGCTCTGGCTCCTCTACTATCGTACTTACCGGATGCGCAGCGCTGGTAAGCAGCTCGCTGAGGCAAAGAAGCGCTCCAACGTCACTGGCTATGATGTGAATGCTCTTCGCCACTGCTTTTCCAACTTTGGTGGACGTCTCTTTGCTACTGCTGGTACTTGGTTCTGCAACGATGTCTTCTTCTACGGCAACAAGCTTTTCCAGGGTCAgttcatcaaggtcatctctCCTGACAGCAAGTCTAGGTTCACTACTTGGACCTGGAACCTTGTCAATATCACCGTCTCCCTGGCCGGCTACTATCTCgcatctcttctcatcgataACAAGATGTACGGCcggaagatgatgcagcaaGTGGGCTTCTTCatgtgcttcttgatgttcgTTATCCCCGCCTTCAAGTTCGACTACTACACCAGTCCCGCGGGTATCCATGCTTTCCAGGCCATGTACTTCATCTCGTCCTTCTTTAACCAGTTCGGTCCCAACTCGGTCACCTTCCT
This genomic interval from Fusarium verticillioides 7600 chromosome 1, whole genome shotgun sequence contains the following:
- a CDS encoding hypothetical protein (At least one base has a quality score < 10): MVHRHHHHESTIPGEIPVPHGPPDSDSEHISDEPIAYATADERRIFSHVTRPDDSYTEDGVYWADLPLTQRYRFVSKVDNDAAKEEAKTAWSMFKEDPLSPFSWYFRHAVIPGAGLGLEGYVLFSIGNLEPLFKAVWPDCWGKEPTTCSHNWIASVTYLEIIGIMVGQAVVGVMGDWVGRRWGLIQDAAIMFVGLLMLTASWGLTLQGWVICYAWSLFFYGFGVGGEYPITATSSLEGVSSGGIISTREDRLHRGRRVTTAFLMQGWGQFVNQVILIVLLAIFNNGKSSPPYSKSAAQYTFRLSFAFPAIGTLWLLYYRTYRMRSAGKQLAEAKKRSNVTGYDVNALRHCFSNFGGRLFATAGTWFCNDVFFYGNKLFQGQFIKVISPDSKSRFTTWTWNLVNITVSLAGYYLASLLIDNKMYGRKMMQQVGFFMCFLMFVIPAFKFDYYTSPAGIHAFQAMYFISSFFNQFGPNSVTFLVAGEVFPTPIRATAHGFSACIGKSGALLASVLYNYIDDQTKFYVVPWFGLAGMLLTWIFLPDTTGLDLKEQERRWYYIRDGKESEYHGVAVNPAHLSLWERFRGLGKSYDPEADWRTKVQDMRTEWELVQASRGPKETEGAMPDDGEFSPEIHEFFKRSSPKHIGRRDESLMVDPINEKTAVPSDDSNSK